The genome window GTGTATAAACAATAATGTAGTATCATTAAATGGTAGCAACTTTCCGCACCAGGTAATCCAACCATTACTTCTGTGAATCGAGATCAAATCGTTGGTACCGGAAATCCAACTGATTCCATAGTAGTTTATGCAAACCGACGAACCCGGCTGTCCTAATGCCAATTGTCAAGGTGGATTTGAACTCGGACGAACACAAGCAAATAATTTAGGTAATTGGACATTGAATGTCGCTTATCCAAATCAACATAGCATTTCTGCATATCAATTCAAAAGCAATACAGCCGCGACTCCAAGTATTTATTCAGAATTCTCCAATTGCTATAAATGTACACAGCCTATCAAGTCTACTTTTTCACAAACTATCTGTAAGGGACAAAGTATATTATTCAGAGGAAAACTTTATAACGAAGCAAATCCTAAAGATTCATTTAATGTGACTGGTGATGGAGTAAGTATATGTGATTCTGTGTTCGTTGTAAATATTCAATTTCAAAATGGCATACGTCAAATGATTGATGTACCAATTTGTTTTAATGATACCACTAGAATCGGTGGAAAAGAAATTTCAAAATTAAATCCAATTGATTCAATAACTAATTTAAAAATGTCTTCGGATGCGATAGTATTGTTGTTCTTAATGGAATCGAAAGAGGTTTATCTACTTACACTAAAACAATATGTTCCAATGCTAGTGAAACTATTGGAGGAACAGTATTTGACAAAAACAATCCTAAAGGCACGGCTATACTCAAAGGTCAATCCGCATTTGGCTGCGACAGCGTAGTTTTTGTAGATTTAACCATTAAAAACTTTACGGTCTTTGATCTAAAAAGAGACATGTGTCCAAATACTCAATTGACTATAGGTACTGAAGTGTTTGATGCTGCAAGGCCAAGCGGAAGTGTCACTCTTATGGGAGCTTCAAGTACAGGATGTGATAGCATTGTCAATGTAACGCTTAACTATCCTAATAATACTGCTTTGGTAAACTCGATCTTTGCCCTGAAGACAGTATTTTCATTGGTGGTAGTAAAGGTCGGTATTTTAGCGCACGAAATCCCATCGATACATTAACATTAACCAATGGTTCATCATTTGGCTGTGACAGTATCATTTTTGTAAACTTAAATATTCTTAAGAATGGAACTGGTGTTTATAAAGCCGATATTTGTCGAAGAGATACACTCGTTTTACAAGGTGAAACATTTTCTTCAGGAAGAACAACTGGTATATTAAAAGTTGCCAATGGATCAACCAATGGCTGCGATTCCATTGTTCAAGTTGACCTCACGGTAATTCCCGATGCCAATGGTCAATTGGATACTACGCTTTGTGAAAATGATACCTTGAGATTATTTGGAGAGGATTTCTTCAAAGCCAAGCCATCTGGACCCATAAGAATTATAAAAGGCTCATCCAGATTGTGTGACAGCTTCTTATTAGTCAATGCTACATTTGTTAAAGAATCTTTTGGTAATTTCTCAACTACAATTTGTAAAAAAAGATAGTATCAAAATTCAAAATGTAACTTTTTCAGCAAACAAAACATCAGGTACTTTAATCGTAAAAAAAGGATCTGCAAATGGTTGCGATTCTACCGTTACGGTCAACATTAATATCGCCCCTTCAATAAATGCTCAATTCACCAAAGAAAATTTGGATTGTAATGTACCGAATACCGGACGAATTGTAGTGAATAATATATCAGGAGGTATTGGTCCGTTTAATGTATCCATTGATAATCAGGCAAGCCTTCCTTTTACACCCGACCTTGATCTAGCTAATCTAAGTTTTGGATCTCATCGAGTTAAAATATTAGACCAATTCGGCTGTGATACTACCTATACACTAAATATCGACACAGTTAGTACCCTACAATTGGTGCTACCGAATGATGTTACGATTGATAAGGGCGCTTCTGTATTGATCAAACCATCCACCAATTTTGTTCCTACCATAATTACATGGACGCCGGTAGCTAATCTAAGTTGTACGGATTGCCTTGAACCAACTGCCAAGCCTGATGTAACAACCAACTATTTGTTGACTCTGGAAGATGCTAATGGTTGTACTGTAAGCGATAATATGAATATTACGGTTCGTGTTGAAGAAGCTGATATTTATATCCCTACTGTATTTTCTCCTAATGGGGATAATATCAATGACATATTTGAAGTCGTTTTCCATTTTCCTGATAAAACGAAAATTAATGTATTTCAAATATTCGACCGTTGGGGTAACCAACTTTATGAAAAAGTAAATGGTACAATCGGTGAAAAAATTGGATGGAATGGCGAATTCAAAGGTAAAAAAGTAAACCCGGTGTTTATGTCTATGCCATACAGTATGAAGCCATAGATGAAGAACCAAAATGGCGCAAGGGCGGAATTACTTTGTTAAGGTAAGAATCATAATTTCTGATCTGGCGATCTAACTGATCTTGAATTTTAGTTTAAGTCCAAGGATTTGTTCTAATTAAAGAAAATTACTATAGTGTATTGCTATCAATAGGCATATAGCGTATTTTAAAATCTATGATTTATGATAGAAAAGCATAAATTATCTTCAATGATGAGTAATTTTAACCCAGAATCTATGCTTAAATTATATGATCGAAACCACAGTTTACCAGCCCAAACATAAAATACGGATCCTAACAGCAGCCTCACTTTTTGATGGTCATGATGCCGCCATTAATATCATGCGTCGCATTATGCAATCCAGTGGCGCCGAGATCATCCACCTTGGTCATAATCGATCAGCTTTGGAAATTGTTGATGCCGCTATTCAAGAGGATGTACAAGGTATTGCCATTACATCTTACCAAGGAGGTCACAATGAATTTTTTAAATATATCTATGACTTACTCAAGGAAAAAAATTGCGGTCACATCAAACTTTTTGGCGGTGGTGGTGGAACCATTCTTCCGTCCGAAATAGCGGACTTACATCAATATGGAATAACCAGAATCTATTCACCAGACGATGGAAGACATATGGGACTTCAAGGAATGATCAATGATCTTCTCAAACAATGTGACTTTGAGACCGGAGCTTCACTAAATGGAGAAGTCAAAGAATTAAAAGCAGGGAATGTTAGAGCAGTAGCTCGTCTTATTTCTGCAGTTGAAAATTTTCCTGATACAGCTAAAGAATTATTAGCAACAATACCAAAAGGTCCATCTAATAAACAAACACTCGTTCTAGGAATTACAGGAACAGGAGGTGCAGGAAAGTCAAGTTTGGTTGATGAGATCATTAGAAGATTTATTTTAGATTTTCCAGAAAAAACCATTGGCATTTTATCAGTAGATCCAAGTAAAAGACGAACCGGAGGTGCTCTATTAGGTGATAGAATACGCATGAACGCAATCCATCCAGAATTCCATCACAACAGGGTATTTATGCGATCTTTAGCTACGAGACAATCTAATCTTGCTCTTTCACCACATATTAAAAAATGCTTTAGACATTTTAAAAGCAGCATCATTTGATTTAATTATACTAGAGACTTCAGGTATTGGTCAATCCGATACCGAAATTATCGATTTCTCAGATGTTTCGCTATACGTTATGACACCTGAATATGGTGCTGCAACTCAATTAGAAAAAATTGACATGCTTGATTTTGCAGATCTCATTGCGATTAATAAATTTGATAAACGAGGCGCATTAGATGCCCTTCGCGATGTCCGAAAACAATATCAACGCAACAAACAATTATGGGATATATCCATAGATGAGATGCCGGTTTATGGAACAATCGCATCACAATTCAATGATCCGGGAATGAATTTATTGTATGAAAAATTAATTTTAAATATTAATAAAAAACTAAACACTCCTTGGAAATCAACTTTAGGTCTTCCTACCGGTGAATCCGAAAAAATTTATATCATTCCACCAGGCAGAACCCGATATCTTTCTGAAATTTCAGACAGCAATCGCAAATATGATCAATGGTCTATAAAACAAGCCGAACAAGCTCAAAAATGGCAATCATTAAAAATAACTGAAGACTTGGTTTCTTCTGATGTCAAACCAGAAATCAAAAAACAAACTTTAGAAATTGAAAAAACTATAGACGGAATTACCCGATCTATTCTTGAGGAATGGGAAACGAAAAAAAAGGAATACAAAAACGATCATTTTATTTATAAAGTTCGAGACAAAGAAATAAGTGTTCCTACCTTCACAACATCCCTTTCGCATTCAAGAATTCCAAGGGTTTGTCTACCAGATTACAAAGGTTGGTACGATATCATAAAATGGTCATTACAAGAAAATGTGCCCGGCGAATTTCCATATGCAGCAGGTGTATTTCCATTCAAGCGTAAAGAAGAAGACCCAACCAGAATGTTCGCTGGCGAAGGCGGACCTGAGCGCACCAACCGACGTTTCCATTATGTCTCAGTAGATATGCCTGCTAATCGCCTTTCTACCGCATTTGACTCAGTAACTTTATATGGAGAAGATCCAGATTACCGGCGGATATTTTTGGAAAAGTTGGAAATTCAGGTGTGAGTATTTGTAGTCTCGATGACGCCAAAAAATTATATTCTGGTTTTGATCTATGTAATCCCAGGACATCTGTTTCCATGACAATCAATGGTCCTGCGGCGACGATATGTGCCTTTTTTATGAATACTGCTATCGATCAACAATGCGAACTATACATTAAAGCCAATGGATTAGAGCACAAAGTTGAAGCTGCACTAAAAGCAAAATTTGATGACCAAAATCTTCCACGACCAAAATATGATGGCGAACTTCCACCTGGAAATAATGGATTGGGTTTGATGTTTTTGGGATTATCCGGAGATCAAATTCTAGAAGCGCCTATTTATGAAGAATTAAAAAACAAAGCACTAAGCTCCGTTAGAGGCACTGTACAAGCTGACATACTCAAAGAAGATCAGGCGCAAAATACCTGTATCTTTTCAACTGAATTTTCTCTCAAATTAATGGGTGATGTTCAAGATTATTTCATTCAAAAAAATGTTCGAAATTTTTATTCTGTTTCGATCAGTGGATATCACATTGCAGAAGCTGGGGCTAATCCGATTTCACAATTAGCATTTACTTTAGCGAATGGTTTTACTTTTGTAGAATACTACCTTTCCAGAGGAATGCATATTGATGATTTTGCACCGAATTTATCTTTCTTTTTTCTAATGGCGTTGATCCGGAATATGCAGTTATCGGAAGAGTTGCTAGAAAAATCTGGGCTAAGGCCATGAAGATAAAATACAATGCCAATGAAAGAAGTCAAATGTTGAAATATCACATACAAACTTCTGGTCGATCCCTGCATGCACAAGAAATTTCTTTTAACGATATCAGAACGACACTCCAAGCATTATATGCCATCTATGATAATTGTAATTCACTACACACTAATGCCTATGAT of Candidatus Defluviibacterium haderslevense contains these proteins:
- a CDS encoding gliding motility-associated C-terminal domain-containing protein: MLKNLLVISQLQFVKKDSIKIQNVTFSANKTSGTLIVKKGSANGCDSTVTVNINIAPSINAQFTKENLDCNVPNTGRIVVNNISGGIGPFNVSIDNQASLPFTPDLDLANLSFGSHRVKILDQFGCDTTYTLNIDTVSTLQLVLPNDVTIDKGASVLIKPSTNFVPTIITWTPVANLSCTDCLEPTAKPDVTTNYLLTLEDANGCTVSDNMNITVRVEEADIYIPTVFSPNGDNINDIFEVVFHFPDKTKINVFQIFDRWGNQLYEKVNGTIGEKIGWNGEFKGKKVNPVFMSMPYSMKP